TACGTCAGAATTCCATAACCCAGAAGACTCGATATCTCTCATTTGGCTTTCGTGTAAAAGTTTGCAATACCGCGTACTTGTGGCCCAGTGATGAAGCACAGGATTGTTGCCCGGAATATCGGGGTTCGACACCatggccggaccatcactcaagGTCTTAAGGTAACTGAGGAAAAAGTGTTGGCTAAGGGCTACCAAAATGTGTAAACAGCCCTTAGTCAAGAAGTGATTTTCGAGGTCTGGCCAAAGTATGGCCAATTACATAACCATGATGACCGCAatgattctgattggttccgagCAAAGTAAGCTGCGCAAGCGATGGCCAATTATTTTcgtttaccatgagaaacagCCGTTCTAAAATtggataatagggagcttatgcAATAGGACAgctggaacactcaggacggcagaatgacgaaaaaaatgtCCTGTTGCGTGAGCTCTCTAACACTGTAAACTAATGGGACACATTTATTGCAGATCGAGACTTTAGGTCTTTCCCAGGTCCCAGAGTCTTTCTCCTCCCCACCCGAAAGCGAGCGAGGGAAAATCTCACTTGCTCTCCTTGAGGTGGgaagatcctgggaacgaggttaacGAGGTTGAGAGACACGTACAAGTAAGATGCAGATGATAAGTTAACAGAATGTTTTCTTTGAATCGCTCAAATTGTTTACATCCACTCAACTAGTGATACACATTACAAAGCAGATGAATTATAAGGCAAAGGCAAGAGATCCTCGCTTAGTCTGTTTAAAGTCTCAAATtttagagagagagagagagacaaaagCAAACAACGGTAAACGCGCGTACGCCAGGCTAGGAGAACATGCGACACCAGGGAAGCGCACTGATAAttatgaaaataagaaaaagcaaggctggTCAAACAGTGGAAAAAATACATATGAttttatacaactatcccccgaaggggaggtgaatagtggtggatatataccgagacgcgaagcgtcgaggtatatatccaccgctcttcaccgaccctgagggggatagttgttttagtatttacaaaaccagatggataaaaaaaagctgttttaatttcttcttctgaaactttcgcgaaacgacgcgccatttttctttccgttcgcaaaacagtgaatagccaaggatattccaagttacgggagccaatcaaaacgcgcgaaaattgctatccactgatttggtaaatactaaatatatatattttttttctcgtgattttattatgcaaatcaatcCCCAATgtatcattttcaaatttcatcccACAAAAGAAAATCCGTTACTTTTCACTACTTTTGTGCCATATCGTATTACAAACACTTTCTACTTTTTAAATCTGTAACGAACTAGTTTCCGAAATCAACAATTTGTAACAACCTGAGGAAGAAAAGCAGTGCCTTTCtaaatattggacaaaatagCATATTATCCTTCTGCAGCCCATGACATGGACcctccatctccattaatttcttgagttcaCCCTtgcccgagtagatttataaatagagccattttcttttgtaatgcgcttgctgcctgctgtttgacgTAAGACATTACTACTGTTATctctccattttcattggctctttccgcTATCAGCGCGCCAAACCTCCTCGGGGAACCGTTCTACTCAGGAAAAGGGTTGACCCTAAGGGCTCCTGAAAGATcttttccaaccgagactccatccgtaaggccagggaagctttttaattaaaaaaggtagaacaattgatcccgatgatCTGAACATCCGtgaagaaacttattaatattgcTACCTTTAtcatgttattttattattttattattttttctcaccttatacttatctttagtttacactgtcaattatttttacgtatttccggtattacaaaacatgcagcataaaaatcacgtcccaatgtaaaatctcattatacctgaagaaggctggtttggccagccgaagtATAGTACATATATAAAAAATCATTCTACGTTGTGCcggcttctgcttctattttcttcgtTACAGTTCACGCTGAATGTTGCTTATGTTTTTACTCAGCAGGTACTCTGATTCTCTTATGACATCGTGGTGAAGTAACTTAAACTCCTCATATATTTAATTAACTGTGGTTTGATTTATGAAATTTCTTGGTTAGCTCACTATGCACATTGCGTGCCTCTTTCCTTCCCATCATACATTGAAGGAATTTAACATCCGGGTAATCTTATTGTTCCCGCCGACTTCAAACTGGACTGGTTTTGACCGGTTAGCTGTGCAACGTATGTTCGTTCCTCGTTTCAATCTCGTGAATTCCAAGTTGTTTATCGTTGTTCATCCGAAAGCATCGTGTGTAAATTGAAGCAAGTAAGGAAAAAAACTAAGGGAGAAAGAAtctaaataatttgttttaaaaagatGTCAGTGGCTGGAGGCGCCCAAGTTCAACCAGTAGCAACATTCAAAGTAAGCCTTTTGGTTTGTATTTCTGGCAATATAAATTTCTCTGATTTTTGAAGACTTTCCAACTTGCTCTTGCACTGAATGCCTTTCCTTTTCAGCTTGTTCTTATCGGTGACGGTGGAACTGGAAAAACAACGTTTGTAAAACGCCATTTAACAGGAGAATTCGAGAAGAAGTATGTTGGTGAGTGCAATTTACTTATTAAATTCGTACCATCGAGCCATTGTGTACTCGAGTTGTAGCAAACGAAAGAAGTGTTTCTTGAAAGGAAGCGTAAGTTTCACTATACACTTTCCATTTTGTGCGTCTAAATGATGAATGTTGTAGCAAGTATGTTGTTGCCTTGTGCAAGTTactttgaataataattgttcggTTAATTGGTAATTTATTTTAGGGGTGGCGAATGTTGTATACGAGATTTCGCTGGATTAGCGATTTTCTTTGCGAGCCCGAGACATTTTGACTTCTTAAGTGCAGCGGACGAAAGATTCCAGATTTGGTTGAAAGCTATGAGAATGAGGTTGTTCACAAGTCTTTCAAAGAGGCCTTTTGTTGAAAACCCTTGTAAGAGACATCAGATCTGAAAATCTGTCAACAGTCAAACTCTATTATTTTCCTGGCCATAAGAAGGCAATCGAGTTACAGGCATGCATGGACTCCTTGCATGGACTCCTTccgtgtggttttggcggtcgcctcgcttGATAGCCTTTAATAGaattagatttttgatctaacaagcgtatcctttagagattcaCCCCTTTTGTATGACACTAttggaggtttcaaataaatcatttgcagcaaaggctgattttgtattagactccattgttccatcagtgtctgtTTTAGATTGCTCGCTGCTGGGTGGTATGTAGTTAcgaaaggcaaaatcctcttgttatcctctttctcttttttaggAGAAGTTAGGATTACTTTTTCTCAGAAATTAAAGTTGTTTTTTATGAAATTCAATATCAAGtgatatttaaaaaaagaagcaaactaATTGGGACTTCGAGACCCTTagccttgcaaaaaaaaaatactccaagacaCCTTCATATAAAACACGCGACTGTGAGATGCACATAACTGTTAAAGAAATGACATTGTGAGACCCGTAAAATTCCTCTAAAATTTTGGGAGACCCAGAGCTTTTGAAGGACCATTCGCCAGTCTATATTTTAAaacctttgatttttttgttttgcaaatgtgTCTGCACAATTTTTCTTGGTTTATTACATGTAATGCTGCTTAACATATAATAGCTTAACGATAATAGTTTACGGcatcattttttcttgtttggcGCTACTGTAATTGGGTGATAAATGGGGCATAAGAATGTTTGGTTATCTTTTGCTTTAAATGAGTTCTTTAAGTTGGAAATAAGTTCAGATATGCATGACCACACTGGAATCTACCTTAAAAGTAGTGTGGGGTAAAAATGATATTCTCTCTACAAATGATGGTGCTGGGAGTAGACATCATTGAACATGttccttttctttcaatttaGCCACCTTGGGAGTAGAGGTGCATCCACTAGTATTTTATACGAGTAGAGGCCCAATCCGCTTCAATGTTTGGGATACGGCTGGTCAGGAGAAGTTTGGTGGTCTTCGTGATGGGTATTACATTCAAGGACAGTGTGCGATTATTATGTTTGATGTGACATCAAGGGTGACCTACAAGAATGTTCATTCATGGCACAGAGATCTTGTGCGTGTATGTGAAGGCATCCCCATCGTTCTTTGTGGAAACAAGGTTGATGTTAAAGATCGTAAAGTCAAGGCTAAATCCATTACTTTCCACCGAAAGAAGAACTTGCAGGTAATGGTGTAGTATAGATTTTATGTTTGGAAATAGATTTGTGTGAAATTATTTCATGCAATACTGTGTATTTGACTTTAGCAAAAGTATTTAACATCATGTTAATCAAATAAAATTGTCTCCTTAGTTTCTTTTCCTCAGACCCCTAAAAAACGTAGAACGCTGCctcgcttattctgtgaagctggtcttttcatatgttgtaaagggaataaacaTTTCAATAACTGCAATGTCTCGTGCCTCAAGATGCCTTtcttttgaagatacaaagagaattatgtcactaAAAATGCACCCAAAGTTTcggaacttttgagaaacgggctccAGGTCTACATTTATTGCACTCCTACCTTACTCTATACTTTCTTATGACATCATGTTTTGGGTTTGCAGTAATACTTAGTACAACATCTAGAGAATAATACAgggatatggaatttctctttgagtactcaactcaatatctcacgagtgagggCAGCGAAGGAGTGAGATTTtgagttgaacacaagaagatAAACTCcgtctccaagcaaccatgtattatttagTTTATGATATAGACATCTAAAATCTTACTGACAAGAAGAAGCCAAGTTTATTCGTGCTGTAAAAAGAGAATGCATTGCCATTCATTCACGGCCCTAAATAGAGCAAGTGACTTGTCAGGAGCTGATTGCCTATCTCAAACACATGTTTGGTGGAAATCCCTTTAAAGCATTCCAGTTTAGATAATAAAAGTAATTATTTATATAGGTGATGTAAGAAAAGAAACACGTAATTCATACAAACAAATTACTTTTTGGGGAGGGGAGGATCAGACTTTGTAAAAGTAAAATTTCTGTGTTTAGGGAACATACCTAgaataaaattgtaaatggtttgaacccaggagtcatatcataaagtaaagtacgatcgtccgggtgagtgtacagtaccgctcaaatgtaagttaccaccgtcgcgcgctacgcgaatcgcgtcgcgcgctacaggaatcgcgtcgcgcgctacaggaatcgcgtagcgcgctacaggaatcgcgtagcgcgcgacgaagaagaaactgcaagttcactaaGTTGGGCTCTTGCGCGATCTTTTGTTATTATCTTTGAAAGGGAACACAACTTATAGAATACCCACTACGTACCGAGCCGATTTCAGTATTTAGACTTCCATCTTCCATCTAGACTACCACGCTTCGATGCGGCAAAATTGACACTCATACACAAAACGTTTCTATTAAGAAATCGTGTCTTAGATTTAACAATTAATTGTGAGTTCTGAAAAACGGTTACATCTCCCTAAACGTTTTGCTGAACTTTGCTTGTATAGAACTTTAAATTTTGACGAGTCACGACGTATTTCTTCGTTTGCTATAACGATGCAAGTAATCATACTTTCCGGCTCTCGTTGGAAAATTAAATATTCTACAACACTAACCCTAGTAAAGGGTTTAGTAAAGGGAAAACGGCTTTTAGCTGGTGAGAGTTCAAAAGGATTTACCTTTGCTAGAAAACGTTATCGAAACGAAATCGAAATATCGCTTATAGCTCGCGATGTTCAACTTTGAATTTGCGAGAGCATTGTCCCAcagtaaaagagtcatcgaTGCATTCGTCAATGTTTTCAATGTGCTTGGATCTTCTCACGTCCTATAGCCATGTTATTAAGCTGTATTTATAAAAAGATAGGAGACAATTTTCGTGTTGGAAATTCTTCACTCGAACTTTAAATGTGCGTAGTGACTGTAGGACTTAGGTGACAAACAAGCAACGTGAATACCGAGATCAAAAAGGCCTCAGTAATCCGCGGCGCATGGTTTTACGTTTTTGATGGCTGCTGAAATGACATCGAGCGGTCAGAACgtagacagttttaaatacaagcgaaaatggttaaagatcaagcAAAGGCAATGAGGAAAATACTTTTCTGTCAAGTGGAGTGATACAttgcttttcaaccgaaaatcgttcgaaaccgaCATGCATGAGAATCTACATACCGACGTTTTCATCATCTCGTGTGAAATTCAGtgtgacaagatgaatacaGAAATTCACCTTGAAAAGGACCAAATTGAATAGTTCATTTAAAGTAACGGGGACTTTCTAATTCAGTCCGAAAACGAACTTCCCATTGTGGGTGAAGTTACACGCACCTATACTCGTTACCGAGAGTTGTCATTGGaaagttttcattcttagaaaatgtctcacGATTACTTATGGCGATACAAAAGAGAAATTCATTTCGAACTACGTAAAACAtcgtttaaaaggtctctagctTTTACCCTACAAATGTTAGCAGAAGGAATCGAGGAATGATTAAAAGCGGACTATTATGGCAAGCCATACAGTCAAGAGACGTTGGCTGATGTGCAACTGAGGGTTTACACATAAGTCCTGTTTTTATACATGTTCTATACCAAATTTCGATTGTGACGGCGACGACAATGTTCGGCAAATAAGAATGATATATTCTGTATCGATGTTTTTAACCACACAAACATTCTCTGAATCTTATGCATCAGTAAAAGGGAATCTCGCACTCGGAGTTGaatgtttttctcaaattacACGTGCCGTCGATACGtgcttatgcaaatttttaccAATCATTGAAAGGATCTATTAGGTTGTATTCGGCTGTTTAGCCGACaaacagcaattttgtaaatcgTGACAAACGCTCACGCATCAATGCGTAATCGGGTTTTTCGTAGTTTTTGTGCAGGCTTCATCACACTATGCTGGTAATCACTTAAATTGGACGCTTCAAACGTAACAGACTTACTCTAAATCGCTACGCGAAAGTAACTGACTTCGCGCAGCGAATTAACCttaatttatgccagacatttCCGCTTCGGTGAGTCCTGCGCTAcgcgaatcgcgtagcgcgcgacgcgattcgcgtagcgcgctacgcgattcgcgTCGCGCCTGAAACGCTACGCGACTggtaacttacctttgagcggtactgtagtcctgagaaggactgtttgagatgacattgactgacgtttcgacaacctgagcggaagtcatcttcagagtcaagtgatttgtgtaacgtcggtagatactataaaaactccggtcgagatgtaattggtcaacttatttgtgatgttattggtcgactgtcagttgagcctagatgtaattggctggaaagactaaacagtgattggtgcgtttcgatccgtctacaggtcttaggtcagtacgtgtatcgtagaatacgttgggcagtactgtgagagtaaatcagtgtgttgtttgtctattgatgtcgtcgatgagtcgtttgtatggtgcgggaagttgtaggcatcggtttataggtgtctgttctaagttggtaaaccagctttccagtacgatccgttggtagtagttagtgttgtaggtaacacatgtagcagagtcccagtcgattctgtggtttgtctgtagatggtgttcagcaatgttattgttgatgtcaccgttccgcgtcgctcgtctgtgttcagtcagtctagtgttcaaatttctgccggttctgtctcgtcaaagagatttatctgagccgaccaaggacaacatcagaagtagaatagcttctactatacaatcggcttctcttacggataacaacctgactaaagacgaacgacaagcactgaaacgactaaggaacgacaacgacatcttaatacttcccgctgacaaaggacgagtaactgttgttatggacaagacagactaccatgacaagatggacgaacttgttaacgacaaacaaacttacgaagtacttaaacgagacccgactccagcacttcaacgaaaactcaacagtaaactactgcaacttaagaaagctgacgcgatcgacatccgacgttacaacaggctgagatgctcagtaccgcaaccggctaaactctacggcttacctaaactacacaaacctaatgttcctatgcgtcccatagtttcgttctgtggttcgccgacttacgaactgtcaaaatacctcactacgatactgaaaccactgactgacgaatcccgacacaaactacagtccaccgaaacctttatcgacgccatcaagacagcacaagtacctgacgatcacaaactggtgtcttttgatgtgaaatcactgttcactagtattccacttcaactggctctcgactgcactgaaaccgccatcaacaactccactttacaactgccactacttaccaacgaccttatggacttgctgaacctctgccttacatctacttactttcagtacaacggtcaacactacaaacagttacacggaacagctatgggttcaccggtttccgttgttgttgccgaaatcgttatgcaaaacatcgaggaacaagccctggcaagttacaaacgaacaataccactctggttacgctacgttgacgatactttcacaactctacacaaagacgaaatcgacgattttcacgaacatctcaacagacaaaacgcccacattcagtttaccaaggagatcgaggacaatggtaagattccttttcttgactgcttggtcattcgtgacaacaacagactacagacgacgatttacagaaaacccacccacactgacagactccttgacgaatcatcttacaacccttcgtcacacaaggctacaacaatacggaccttaacgagacgcgcactactggtttgtaactctcacgacagcttagcagacgaacgtaagtacttagacaacgttttcagtaagaacaactacaaccgcgacttcgttacacgcaacacttaccgtacagaacccaacgaaacaaacactaaccttacacctaacactacagtgactataccgtacatcaaaggaacttctgaaattatcgctaggatcttacagccttacaacatccgtgttgctcacagacccatcactaccttacgaaaactactgactaacgtcaaagacaaagaccaacctagggacagacaaggagcagtttataagatcaaatgctgcgactgccaggccacttatatcggtgagaccggcagaaatttgaacactagactgactgaacacagacgagcgacgcggaacggtgacatcaacaataacattgctgaacaccatctacagacaaaccacagaatcgactgggactctgctacatgtgttacctacaacactaactactaccaacggatcgtactggaaagctggtttaccaacttagaacagacacctataaaccgatgcctacaacttcccgcaccatacaaacgactcatcgacgacatcaatagacaaacaacacactgatttactctcacagtactgcccaacgtattctacgatacacgtactgacctaagacctgtagacggatcgaaacgcaccaatcactgtttagtctttccagccaattacatctaggctcaactgacagtcgaccaataacatcacaaataagttgaccaattacatctcgaccggagtttttatagtatctaccgacgttacacaaatcacttgactctgaagatgacttccgctcaggttgtcgaaacgtcagtcaatgtcatctcaaacagtccttctcaggactacactcacccggacgatcgtactttactttatgataccTAGAATAATCCAAAAAGCGAGCTATGGCATTAGAGATTATAGTGGGTGCTTGTATCACATTGTTTTCTTGAATTGTATCTCTTGATGTTGCACTTTGCACGTGCCCTTCAGTGGAGTTAAATCAGAAACTTACTGTTCAATGTTGTAAGTTATGAGTGATTTACTTCAAATATCCTTTATTGGTTTGTGTAATTATTTGACCCATttgaaagttgttttagttGGGCAATTGTATAATTAGAATCTTACGGGACATAAAGTTTACAAGCCAGGACTCTTTGGGGGCAAgattgtttgtttctttcaaatACTGTGTCCAGTTTCATGTTGTACGTTCGAAAATGACTAGCTGTGCTTTTTAATGACAGGAAAAGGACAGCTTGAGCTGTGGCTACAACTGTGCCTGCTtctttgaaataattatttcactctaACTTGATGAAAACTTGTTGACCTATGTTACTTGTTTGTCTATGAATTAgttgtttctttgtcttgttAACAATGCTTTGTTATTCATTTGCTAGTACTATGACATAAGTGCCAAAAGTAACTACAACTTTGAAAAGCCATTTTTGTGGTTAGCAAGGAAACTTGTTGGAGACCCAAATCTGGAGTTTGTGGAGATGCCGGCCCTTGAACCACCTGAAGTCCAACTCGACCCCAATCTTATGCAACGTTATGAGAAAGAGTTACAAGAAGCGCAAAAGACAGCTCTtccagatgatgatgatgctgacTTATAAATGAACTAGATTGCAAAGGGAACATTAAAGCTTGGTTTTTTCAACTGTTATTGCTTTAGAGATTTCTCTGGTTTCTGTGTTATAGTGTTCTGTTATAATGAGAACTTAGTTTGTTCTAGACTCATTGATAGTTCTAACCTTAGTTGAAGAGTAAGATTGATTGTTATGTCTTGAAAGATCTATGTGTAACGGAAATGAAGGTGCTTCATGTCTAGTTCAATGTTTGTGAGACAATTAGAAGCGTGGTTGTAATTAAATTGTGGATACACtgtaagtaaaatgaagaaaCCACAGCTCAGACAACAAGtacatttattaaaaaaaaattgatggagGCAAAAGCCTTCAATACATGCAATTAAGTATCAATGAAGATCTTTACCCAGAAATAAAATTGGCTGGTTACATACataaatttttattaattttccttttcaggctATTGTGTAAAGATTTTTCGCTAATAACCTTATTGGCAACGACGAGTAGTCCTTTAGGGGGTTGGGGAAGCTTTGCTATTAATATTTCTCTCATAAGATATTGAAAGCTGTCTtggtttctttgcttttttcttgtcttttgagTTGACGTTTGTAATCTTCAAAAGTCAGTAAGTCTGCTTCAGTTCCAGTCTTGCCTTTTTTCTCTAGAAAAAGTCCCAATGGTTCACGGTGCAAAAGAGATATACTCCTGTTCCAGTATGGCTCTTCTATTCCTAGTAATTCACGAACTTTCTTCGCAATAACCTTTGAAAGCAAGGAGAGAAAAATGTCAGAATAAGCATGGGTATCAGGTACAAATTGTTTGGTCTTGAATTCATGAGATGCTTAGAGGTATCAGTAAAAGCAAGTTTCCAAGGTTCATAAgaatgaaaagttgttaaatttaaaattaattaaattcaACAGTGAGACGGGAACACTTACAGGTCTACAGTTGCAGCACTTCATCTTTACACAAAGTAAATTAATGATCATCTTTGTTGGGGGAATTGAGtcacagcagccatgttggtgtacagaataATTGCCAAAAGATTCTTGAGTGTGTGATTATGCAAGACTTGAGCgatgttttgtgcaccaacatggctgtcCCATCACGTGatggaaaaccaagaattgCCTTCTAGTTCAAGATTCACTTTGTACATGTTTGTGGGCTAGGTAAGGTAACTCTACGCTTATGTGAATGGAATTAGGTCTTTGCAGCAAGGAAGGTGATTTAAATCCACCTTGTCTAAGTTAACCACAGCTGCAGGGAAGGTAGTGGTCTTTTTGCCCCCAAGTCAAGGTTTCTATTAATCAACTGATGAATGTTCCTCTAAAATATCTGGACTTGTTTGTTTTAAGTCAagcaattttaaacaaaattaattgataaCATTATTACTGTGAAGGAACTTAAACTGAAATTACattagattttttttcctttttaaccaATTAACCCAGGAGGGTATTCCCATAAATTTGGATAGGTGTGTGGTGCAAAGGGTCATTAACCCTGAGCCTATTCAAGGATGAATCAAATGAAAATTGATACACTCTTTAAGGCTCAAAGAATGACACCGTATGTAAGGGAAATGAAAGATTAAAATAGCTTGAACAagtcaactttatttcatttctgTAAGATTACTGGAAGTTAGCCTCAGCTATGGTAATACTTCAACTGAGACATATCATTTCTTTTGAGCTTAACTGGGTATTTATGGACTGCCATTTATGCTGATACAATTTAGGCACCCTATCTAAGGATGACACTGGCAACACTGCCAACATGGGCAAAAATGACACCCTATTTAAGAATCAAGAGCCTCAAACACTATACCCTATACTGTGGCAAATACCTTTATAGCTCATATGTGGGAGTGCCCCCTGCCCTCGGCAATTAGCGTTCCAGGCTTGATCAAATGTCTCTGGCATACCATTTGTGTATCAATCTTTTTAAGTTCCCCttcattattataatcattCATCATTTACATCTTTTAAGATTGTTTCCTTTACTTCCCCACAGAAAGTCAaatagcaaataatttttttttgtagtatAATTTTGGGGGTAGAAAGATTGATAATAGTAAACAATTTTTGAAAGTGCCAGCAACTTAATTATTGTAGTTTTTCCCAGGAGGACAACAAGGTATTTAAAAGGCATTTGATGTTGAAATACTAACTCCTAAAGAATGCACCTTTTCTTCAGGCGATGTTATAGGTTTCCCAGATGACAGGATAATGCAAGAATAATTAAGGGGACTGATCTAAAATGCTTCTGTCTTCTGTTATTTAGGACTTTCCAAATGCAAACCAAAAATAGGGTTTTTCAATGAACAGCCATTCAATACtaagaaaggtttttttttttaatcaactcAAAGCAATAAACCATCAATCTGTTCAGTATCTGTGTAATAGAATAATGCTAGTCATTATTCTTATGTTTTTCCCAAGGAACTGATTCGATCTTTATAGTGCAACAATTTTGATCAGTGATGATTAATTTTGGCAAGACTTTCTTAATAGGCCGATCGTCCATCGTTAAAATAGCTAAAAGAGTTTcccttagtctctctttcaaagcgagtccaaGTGCGTAATTTTTGTcatgataattagttccaatttcaatatggatgtaaattgtttttataacaaagactttgcacttagcctcactttgaaatggaggctgaggtgaactaggaaatggcctattccaTCATTCTTAATTccattctttctttcttgtcctTCAGCATTAGGTTTGGTCTATAAGcctattatcattatcattatcttaatgataataattaacagttattcttcgaggacgcgcaggatatgagctgatatacataaccaacaaggccgtaggcaagtccgagaagaataactgttttagtaaattttcaagcaattctcttgatttcttcggctgaaacctcctcaaatcgttacattttctttaccgacgacgccacgaaaaaatgtttttcccacctccaaaatttcagcacaaaaaattcgccatcagtttttccttatttggtcaaacttaatgataatggctcatatcatg
The Acropora muricata isolate sample 2 chromosome 3, ASM3666990v1, whole genome shotgun sequence genome window above contains:
- the LOC136912538 gene encoding GTP-binding nuclear protein Ran yields the protein MSVAGGAQVQPVATFKLVLIGDGGTGKTTFVKRHLTGEFEKKYVATLGVEVHPLVFYTSRGPIRFNVWDTAGQEKFGGLRDGYYIQGQCAIIMFDVTSRVTYKNVHSWHRDLVRVCEGIPIVLCGNKVDVKDRKVKAKSITFHRKKNLQYYDISAKSNYNFEKPFLWLARKLVGDPNLEFVEMPALEPPEVQLDPNLMQRYEKELQEAQKTALPDDDDADL